The following are from one region of the Pseudohongiella spirulinae genome:
- a CDS encoding dienelactone hydrolase family protein, with the protein MCDQHTLEDDIEFLKKSGQLSRRQFGKLTAGAAAMAILPPVANAQDVMEMDVTITTPDGVADCYFVHPMGRRAPAVLMWPDILGLRPAFREMGKRLAQSGYAVLVVNPFYRSAPSPVVPEGASFQDPDIRSIVMPMAGQLNARTHVSDAQAFVSWLDQQGPVDTNRKIGTMGYCMGGPIVMRTAAALPERIGAGGSFHGGGLTTDNPDSPHLGIPQMDAHMLIAVAANDDERDPESKEILRAAFAAANVPAEVEVYEGAMHGWCVIDSAVYHEEQAERAWGRMLAIFETAL; encoded by the coding sequence ATGTGTGACCAGCATACCCTGGAAGATGATATTGAATTTCTGAAAAAGAGTGGACAACTCTCACGTCGTCAGTTCGGCAAGCTGACCGCCGGCGCAGCCGCTATGGCCATATTGCCGCCGGTTGCCAACGCGCAGGACGTCATGGAGATGGATGTCACCATTACCACCCCCGATGGCGTGGCCGACTGTTATTTTGTCCATCCCATGGGTCGCCGCGCACCGGCCGTGCTGATGTGGCCTGACATTCTGGGTCTGCGCCCGGCCTTCCGCGAAATGGGCAAGCGCCTGGCACAGTCCGGTTATGCCGTGCTGGTGGTCAACCCCTTCTACCGCAGCGCGCCGTCGCCTGTCGTTCCTGAAGGAGCTAGCTTCCAGGATCCGGATATCCGCAGCATCGTCATGCCCATGGCCGGTCAACTGAATGCGCGCACCCATGTCAGCGATGCGCAGGCCTTCGTGAGCTGGCTGGATCAGCAGGGGCCGGTGGATACCAACCGCAAAATCGGCACCATGGGTTACTGCATGGGCGGTCCGATTGTGATGCGCACTGCAGCCGCGCTGCCCGAGCGAATAGGCGCTGGCGGATCTTTCCACGGCGGTGGCCTGACGACTGACAATCCGGATAGCCCGCACCTGGGCATTCCGCAAATGGATGCCCATATGCTGATTGCTGTGGCAGCCAATGATGACGAACGCGACCCCGAATCCAAAGAGATTTTGCGTGCCGCCTTTGCCGCCGCCAATGTGCCTGCCGAAGTTGAAGTCTATGAAGGTGCCATGCACGGCTGGTGTGTGATTGACTCAGCGGTCTATCATGAAGAACAGGCCGAGCGCGCCTGGGGCCGAATGCTGGCCATATTCGAGACAGCTCTCTAA
- a CDS encoding SMP-30/gluconolactonase/LRE family protein, whose product MTIRYLIAAITLAGCTAAAAQTGSFRAGEPLGTVNESGVATPMSDNVKVFGSFRFAESCTFDPERNLILAMNAGVAQNMEPNDGYVSLINPDGSVHTAKWIGNDRNGLELNHPLGSAIKNGVLYVVDMDHIRLFDLASGQPLRAHSLADAGASLLNGIGVADDGTVYASNTREPQRLYKVTADGDISVIAEGAPLMAPNGVAVDNDGNVVVVNVGNNHVMTFDPNGNLLRTEYAAESGNDGVVITEDGTKYVSSVRFGSISRIRPGQDAEVIAVGIPSAASICYDSVQNQIVIPMNNNNALGFLPLD is encoded by the coding sequence ATGACCATCCGTTATTTGATCGCCGCCATCACGCTGGCAGGCTGCACCGCAGCCGCCGCACAGACCGGGTCTTTTCGGGCCGGCGAACCCTTGGGTACTGTGAACGAGTCCGGTGTAGCCACGCCCATGTCTGATAACGTGAAAGTCTTTGGCAGCTTCCGCTTTGCAGAAAGCTGCACTTTCGATCCTGAACGCAACCTGATTTTGGCCATGAATGCCGGCGTCGCGCAAAACATGGAGCCAAACGATGGTTACGTATCACTGATCAACCCTGATGGCAGCGTGCATACGGCCAAATGGATCGGCAATGATCGCAACGGCCTGGAGCTCAATCATCCGCTGGGCAGTGCCATTAAAAATGGCGTGCTGTATGTGGTCGACATGGACCATATTCGCCTGTTTGATCTGGCCAGTGGTCAACCTTTACGCGCACATTCTCTGGCCGATGCCGGTGCCAGCCTGCTAAACGGGATTGGCGTCGCGGATGACGGCACCGTCTATGCCTCCAATACTCGTGAGCCACAACGGCTTTATAAAGTGACTGCCGATGGTGATATCTCTGTGATTGCAGAAGGCGCCCCGTTGATGGCCCCGAACGGCGTGGCAGTAGACAATGATGGCAATGTCGTTGTGGTTAACGTGGGCAATAATCACGTGATGACCTTTGACCCGAATGGCAATCTGCTGCGCACCGAATATGCGGCAGAAAGCGGCAATGACGGCGTCGTCATTACCGAAGACGGTACCAAGTATGTCAGCAGTGTGCGCTTCGGCAGCATTTCCCGCATCCGTCCTGGTCAGGATGCGGAAGTGATCGCGGTAGGCATCCCCAGCGCCGCATCCATTTGCTACGACTCGGTACAGAACCAGATTGTCATTCCCATGAACAACAACAATGCACTGGGATTTCTGCCGCTGGATTAA
- a CDS encoding LysE family translocator translates to MSTQFIVSVFIFALTAAITPGPNNVMLMSSGVNFGFRRSVPLLLGVCIGFPAMFLAVGFGLGTVFQQSPRLHEIISVVGISYLLYLAWRIARSGEPEKARNIKPLTFLQSAAFQWVNPKAWVMATGAIAAFTTSDGDIYAQVINIAMIFVTASIPSALTWLFFGLGLQNLLSDPVRLRQFNYLMAALLVLSMLPVILDLLQ, encoded by the coding sequence ATTAGCACGCAATTCATCGTTTCCGTTTTTATCTTTGCTCTGACGGCCGCTATTACACCCGGACCCAACAATGTGATGCTCATGAGTTCCGGCGTCAATTTTGGGTTCCGGCGCAGTGTGCCCTTGTTGCTGGGGGTGTGTATTGGCTTTCCGGCCATGTTCCTCGCGGTGGGTTTTGGGCTGGGCACGGTGTTTCAGCAGTCGCCGCGCCTGCACGAAATCATCAGTGTTGTGGGCATAAGCTACCTGCTGTACCTGGCCTGGCGCATTGCACGTTCCGGTGAGCCGGAAAAAGCCCGCAACATCAAGCCACTGACCTTTCTGCAGTCGGCAGCATTTCAGTGGGTGAACCCCAAAGCCTGGGTGATGGCCACCGGAGCGATTGCCGCTTTTACCACCAGTGATGGGGATATTTATGCGCAGGTCATTAATATCGCGATGATCTTTGTCACGGCGTCTATTCCCAGTGCGCTGACCTGGCTGTTTTTTGGTCTGGGGCTTCAGAATCTGCTGTCTGACCCGGTGCGCTTGAGGCAGTTTAATTATCTGATGGCAGCGTTGCTGGTCTTATCCATGCTGCCGGTCATTCTGGATTTGCTGCAATAA
- the trxC gene encoding thioredoxin TrxC, protein MSQNPVTLACPSCHRKNRLPAERLTDVSRCGACKSPLFTGHPLSLDQTAFSAHSQVDLPLVVDFWASWCGPCRQFAPVFEQTAVAMEPHVRFGKINTEEQQQLAARFAIRSIPTLMIFRAGKEVARLSGALPAQQFRQWVSQHM, encoded by the coding sequence ATGTCACAGAACCCTGTCACGCTTGCCTGCCCGTCCTGTCATCGCAAGAACCGCCTGCCTGCAGAGCGCTTGACCGATGTCAGTCGCTGCGGGGCCTGTAAATCGCCACTCTTCACCGGCCATCCGCTGTCTCTGGATCAAACTGCCTTCAGCGCGCACAGCCAGGTGGATCTGCCTTTGGTGGTTGATTTCTGGGCATCCTGGTGCGGACCCTGCCGACAGTTTGCGCCGGTGTTTGAGCAGACGGCGGTCGCCATGGAGCCACATGTCCGTTTCGGCAAAATCAATACTGAAGAGCAACAACAACTGGCCGCCCGGTTTGCTATTCGCAGCATACCGACGCTGATGATTTTCAGGGCAGGCAAGGAGGTGGCGCGATTGTCAGGTGCGTTGCCAGCGCAGCAGTTCAGGCAGTGGGTCAGCCAGCATATGTAA
- a CDS encoding peptidyl-alpha-hydroxyglycine alpha-amidating lyase family protein, whose amino-acid sequence MKRTRLFTGLLTAAVLSVASTGALAQRGATGPAEHADVTPINNLPNPYETVRDWGTLPDNRNWGSVSAVHVDIDGIHVWAGDRCGTNSCALSDVDPIVKLDPDGNVVQSFGAGVIVWPHGIEVDHEGNIWIADARLPNAQELAQNPNISGGNQVVKFSPEGEVLMVLGTPGEAGNPPTHFTEPNDVLVAPDGHIFVSETHSAQFMDEQGPAAMSRISKFAPDGTFVKSWGTWGYGEGEMRSPHALAMDSQGRIFAADRGNRRIQIFDQDGNHLDTWYQFSRISGLFIDENDVLYAIDSESDSNYNPGWRKGMRIGSAKTGDVWYYIPEHMSERPTGMGGIGAMGEGVTVDRNGNIYAGEVGPVQGMTKFIPRLLPDNFPQH is encoded by the coding sequence ATGAAAAGAACCCGCCTGTTTACCGGCCTGCTGACGGCGGCTGTGCTGTCTGTCGCATCCACCGGCGCGCTGGCCCAGCGCGGCGCCACAGGGCCGGCAGAACATGCCGATGTCACACCCATCAACAACCTGCCGAATCCTTACGAAACCGTTCGCGATTGGGGCACACTGCCGGATAACCGCAATTGGGGTTCGGTGAGCGCTGTGCACGTTGATATTGACGGCATCCATGTCTGGGCCGGTGACCGCTGTGGCACCAACTCCTGTGCACTGTCCGACGTCGATCCTATCGTCAAGCTGGATCCGGACGGCAACGTGGTACAGAGCTTTGGTGCCGGCGTCATAGTCTGGCCACATGGCATTGAAGTCGACCACGAAGGCAATATCTGGATTGCCGATGCCCGCCTGCCCAACGCCCAGGAACTGGCACAGAACCCGAATATCAGCGGCGGCAATCAGGTCGTTAAATTCAGTCCGGAAGGCGAAGTGCTGATGGTCCTGGGAACACCCGGTGAAGCCGGCAACCCGCCCACCCATTTTACCGAGCCGAATGACGTGCTGGTTGCTCCGGATGGACACATTTTTGTGTCTGAAACCCACAGCGCCCAGTTTATGGACGAGCAAGGCCCGGCCGCCATGAGCCGTATCTCCAAGTTTGCGCCAGATGGCACATTCGTGAAGAGCTGGGGCACCTGGGGATATGGCGAAGGCGAAATGCGATCCCCGCACGCACTGGCCATGGACTCACAAGGCCGTATATTTGCCGCCGACCGGGGCAACCGTCGTATCCAGATTTTTGACCAGGACGGCAACCATCTGGACACCTGGTATCAGTTCAGCCGCATTAGCGGACTGTTTATTGACGAGAATGATGTGCTGTACGCCATCGACTCCGAATCAGACAGCAACTACAACCCGGGCTGGCGCAAAGGGATGCGTATCGGCAGCGCCAAAACCGGCGATGTGTGGTACTACATTCCGGAGCACATGTCTGAGCGGCCCACTGGCATGGGCGGCATCGGTGCAATGGGTGAAGGTGTGACCGTTGATCGCAACGGCAATATCTACGCGGGTGAAGTGGGCCCGGTGCAGGGCATGACCAAGTTTATCCCGCGCCTGTTGCCGGATAACTTCCCGCAGCACTGA
- the hrpB gene encoding ATP-dependent helicase HrpB: MTALPIDEVIAPLRQSLADHNRCLLVAQPGAGKTTRVPLALLEDTAPGQRWLLLEPRRVATRLAASYMASQLGEQVGQTVGYRVRGESRVSSQTRLEVLTQGILTRMLQDDPSLPGVAGLIFDEFHERSLDADLGLALALDAQQALREDLKLLVMSATLDTQALLSLLGAETPLIECPGRSWPVTTFYRSAARQETDQAQQSRVVLEALNAHSGDLLVFLPGQGEIRRLQQSLAQSLRSDVDVLPLHGQMPLAQQQAVLRRDDDSRRRIILTTALAESSVTVPGVRIVIDGGRERVAVYQPRTGLTRLETRRVNQASADQRRGRAGREAAGFCYRLWPEDTVLNAHRQAEIQQADLAGLVYELARWGVHEPEALSWITPPPAPAWQTARQLLIDLNLLQSDGQLSPLGRRSARWPSHPRLARMQQLAAESGNPALPELAAKLVNWLEENRSDAHIDLSITLKADHAQLAALLLAAYPDRVACQQSDGQFKLLSGGQARVPADNRLAKAALIIVVELDGQAAAARVFSAVELPDSVLAKQYPDTDKWQPQTFWDDATQKMMVEVQRLLTIGTRQLTLARRTSQLSPRDLPESQLQQALIEALRKRGTLPWPDQDQQLLGRLRLLNKVLGAPWPSVEDQDLLDSLETWLAPHLKGLHRLDQVARLPLAQCLLQSLDWQCQQRIEQLAPAHIKVPSGSYIRIDYSGDEPVLAVKLQEMFGQSETPRIVDGKVPLLIHLLSPARRPVQITRDLAGFWANSYFAVRKDLRGRYPKHPWPDNPLQAQATARTKAALKRSDADPVP, translated from the coding sequence CGCTACCGATCGATGAGGTGATTGCCCCGCTGCGCCAGTCCCTGGCCGATCATAATCGCTGCCTGCTGGTTGCACAGCCCGGTGCCGGCAAAACGACTCGTGTTCCTCTGGCATTGCTTGAGGACACCGCGCCAGGTCAGCGCTGGCTGCTGCTGGAACCGCGCCGCGTGGCCACCCGCCTGGCCGCGTCCTACATGGCCAGCCAGCTTGGTGAACAGGTCGGGCAAACCGTTGGCTACCGGGTGCGGGGCGAGAGTCGGGTAAGCAGCCAAACCCGCCTGGAGGTCCTGACCCAGGGCATTTTGACCCGCATGCTGCAGGATGATCCCAGTCTGCCCGGCGTCGCGGGCCTGATCTTTGATGAATTTCATGAGCGATCCCTGGATGCCGACCTGGGTCTGGCGTTAGCCCTGGACGCCCAGCAGGCATTACGGGAAGATCTGAAGTTACTGGTCATGTCGGCGACGCTGGACACTCAGGCACTGTTGAGTCTGCTGGGCGCAGAGACCCCGCTGATTGAATGTCCTGGCCGGAGCTGGCCTGTCACTACCTTTTATCGCAGCGCCGCCCGCCAGGAAACGGATCAGGCGCAGCAAAGCCGTGTGGTGCTGGAAGCACTGAACGCCCACTCGGGTGACCTGCTGGTATTTCTGCCCGGCCAGGGTGAAATCCGCCGCCTGCAACAATCCCTGGCGCAGTCACTGCGCAGTGATGTTGACGTTCTGCCACTGCATGGCCAGATGCCGCTGGCTCAGCAACAGGCGGTGCTGCGCCGCGATGATGACAGTCGACGGCGCATCATTCTGACCACGGCGCTGGCCGAATCCAGCGTCACGGTGCCCGGCGTCAGAATTGTCATTGACGGCGGTCGCGAGCGTGTCGCGGTTTATCAGCCGCGCACCGGGCTGACCAGACTGGAGACCCGGCGTGTCAATCAGGCCAGTGCCGATCAGCGCCGCGGACGAGCCGGACGGGAAGCGGCCGGTTTCTGTTATCGATTATGGCCGGAAGACACCGTGCTGAACGCTCATCGGCAAGCAGAAATCCAGCAGGCCGACCTGGCGGGTCTGGTCTACGAACTGGCCCGCTGGGGCGTGCATGAACCTGAAGCCCTGAGCTGGATCACCCCGCCTCCCGCACCCGCCTGGCAGACCGCTCGTCAGTTATTAATCGACCTGAACCTGCTGCAGAGCGACGGGCAACTCAGCCCGCTGGGACGGCGCAGCGCCCGCTGGCCCTCTCATCCACGTCTGGCTCGCATGCAACAATTGGCCGCCGAATCCGGCAATCCGGCGCTGCCAGAACTGGCCGCAAAGCTGGTGAACTGGCTGGAAGAAAACCGCAGTGACGCGCACATCGACCTGAGCATCACCCTGAAAGCTGATCATGCGCAACTGGCCGCATTATTACTGGCCGCCTATCCAGACCGGGTCGCCTGCCAGCAGAGCGATGGACAGTTCAAGCTGCTAAGCGGCGGCCAGGCCAGAGTGCCGGCCGACAATCGCCTGGCCAAAGCCGCCTTGATCATTGTTGTTGAACTGGACGGGCAGGCAGCAGCGGCACGGGTGTTCTCAGCCGTCGAGCTACCGGACTCTGTGCTGGCAAAACAATACCCCGACACCGACAAATGGCAGCCGCAAACCTTCTGGGATGACGCCACTCAGAAAATGATGGTAGAAGTGCAACGTTTGCTCACCATTGGAACCCGGCAACTCACGCTGGCCCGGCGGACCAGCCAACTAAGCCCCAGGGATCTGCCCGAAAGTCAGTTGCAGCAAGCCTTGATTGAAGCCCTGCGCAAGCGCGGCACCCTTCCCTGGCCGGACCAGGATCAACAATTACTGGGCCGCCTGCGGCTGCTGAATAAAGTACTGGGAGCCCCGTGGCCGTCGGTCGAGGACCAGGATCTGCTGGATTCGCTGGAAACCTGGCTGGCGCCACACCTGAAGGGGCTTCACCGCCTGGATCAGGTCGCCAGGCTGCCACTGGCGCAATGCCTGCTGCAAAGCCTGGACTGGCAATGCCAACAGCGCATTGAGCAACTGGCGCCTGCTCATATAAAAGTCCCCAGCGGCTCCTATATCCGCATTGACTACAGTGGCGACGAGCCGGTGCTGGCGGTCAAACTACAGGAAATGTTCGGTCAATCCGAGACGCCGCGAATAGTGGACGGCAAAGTCCCCCTGCTGATTCACCTGCTGTCCCCGGCCCGAAGACCCGTGCAGATCACCCGCGACCTGGCTGGATTCTGGGCTAACAGCTATTTCGCCGTGCGCAAGGACCTGCGTGGCCGATACCCGAAACACCCCTGGCCCGACAATCCCCTGCAGGCGCAGGCAACTGCCCGGACCAAGGCCGCCCTGAAACGATCAGATGCCGATCCGGTCCCTTAA
- the chrA gene encoding chromate efflux transporter, giving the protein MPDTPAQPTPSTFSIFRIFLALGLTSFGGPVAHLGYFRNEFVTRRQWLSERSYADLVALCQFLPGPASSQVGLALGMSQAGYRGAAAAWLGFTLPSALVLMALAVGIAGFGQQLNAGLLSGLKIAAVAVVAQAVWGMARNLCPDTPRVTLMTIATCLVLASPSAWGQVVVILVAGLTGLWLFKPAADNENHDVIPVTISRRVGVFWLLMFFALLIALPLLATVWPSQGMAMVDAFYRAGSLVFGGGHVVLPLLQAEVVPTGWVDNDMFLAGYGAAQAVPGPLFTFAAFLGSAMNQAPTAWLGGLICLLAIFAPSFLLIAGALPFWEQLRRNSRMQAALMGVNAAVVGLLLAALYDPVWTSAITDSLDFALAVLALVALTFWRLPSWLVVLLCAVAGWVSGLLF; this is encoded by the coding sequence ATGCCAGATACACCCGCGCAGCCGACACCCTCAACTTTCAGCATCTTTCGCATATTTCTGGCGCTGGGGCTGACCAGTTTCGGTGGCCCGGTGGCACACCTCGGTTATTTCCGAAATGAGTTCGTGACGCGCCGTCAGTGGCTGAGCGAGCGAAGTTACGCGGACCTGGTGGCGCTGTGTCAGTTTCTGCCCGGCCCGGCCAGCAGTCAGGTGGGACTGGCGCTGGGTATGTCGCAAGCCGGTTATCGCGGTGCTGCCGCCGCGTGGTTGGGGTTCACCTTACCGTCGGCGCTGGTTTTAATGGCTTTGGCCGTTGGCATTGCCGGCTTTGGCCAGCAACTGAATGCGGGTCTACTAAGTGGTTTGAAAATTGCTGCCGTGGCCGTCGTGGCCCAGGCGGTCTGGGGCATGGCGCGCAATCTTTGTCCGGATACTCCACGTGTCACACTCATGACGATTGCTACCTGCCTGGTGCTCGCCAGCCCTTCGGCCTGGGGGCAGGTGGTGGTGATCCTGGTTGCGGGTCTGACAGGTCTGTGGCTGTTCAAGCCAGCAGCAGACAATGAAAACCATGATGTTATACCGGTCACAATCAGTCGCCGGGTTGGCGTGTTCTGGTTGCTGATGTTTTTTGCTCTGCTTATTGCTTTACCACTGCTGGCAACGGTCTGGCCTTCACAGGGTATGGCCATGGTGGATGCGTTTTATCGGGCCGGTTCGTTGGTATTTGGTGGCGGCCATGTGGTGCTGCCATTGCTGCAGGCAGAAGTGGTGCCGACGGGCTGGGTTGATAATGACATGTTTCTGGCCGGTTATGGTGCGGCCCAGGCTGTTCCGGGTCCATTGTTCACCTTTGCGGCTTTTCTGGGCTCCGCCATGAATCAGGCACCCACAGCCTGGCTGGGGGGGCTGATCTGCTTGCTGGCGATCTTTGCGCCGTCTTTTTTGTTGATTGCCGGCGCATTGCCATTCTGGGAGCAGTTGCGTCGCAATTCACGCATGCAGGCAGCACTGATGGGCGTTAATGCCGCTGTGGTGGGGTTGCTGCTGGCTGCGCTTTACGATCCGGTCTGGACCAGCGCCATCACGGATTCCCTGGACTTTGCCCTGGCTGTGCTGGCGCTTGTCGCCCTGACGTTCTGGCGCCTGCCATCCTGGCTGGTGGTGCTTTTGTGTGCCGTGGCGGGATGGGTGTCGGGTCTGCTTTTCTGA